One Tunturibacter gelidoferens genomic region harbors:
- a CDS encoding methyltransferase family protein — protein MQKYFGPLTIVLLLGLVGSRVLLMRSKGIQAMNFGKIDKKDFLIPPFAFFYFYLVFAAAFNLPTVSRQELFHSRIASWIGALLCLAGLLLLLLSLISFGKSFRVGIDQAHPDKLVTTGIFAFSRNPIYVAFASVLLGQFLLFSNWILLVYLLAAIWLFHRQVSREEQYLRSHYGEQYSEYSNRVRRYL, from the coding sequence ATGCAAAAGTACTTCGGACCTCTGACCATCGTGCTGCTGCTTGGCCTGGTAGGGAGCCGCGTCCTGCTGATGAGAAGCAAAGGAATCCAGGCGATGAACTTCGGCAAAATCGACAAAAAAGACTTCCTGATTCCGCCGTTTGCCTTCTTCTACTTCTACCTCGTCTTTGCCGCAGCATTCAATCTTCCAACCGTAAGCAGGCAAGAACTTTTTCACTCCCGAATAGCCTCCTGGATCGGAGCTCTGCTTTGTCTAGCGGGACTGCTCCTGCTACTCCTGAGTCTCATCTCCTTCGGGAAGAGCTTCCGCGTTGGCATTGACCAGGCCCACCCGGACAAACTCGTAACCACCGGCATCTTTGCCTTCAGCCGCAACCCAATCTACGTGGCCTTTGCCTCGGTCCTGCTGGGCCAGTTCCTGCTCTTCTCAAACTGGATTCTCCTGGTCTATCTGCTCGCCGCCATCTGGCTATTCCACCGCCAGGTATCACGTGAAGAGCAATACCTGAGAAGTCACTACGGCGAGCAATACTCCGAATACTCCAACCGAGTGAGGCGGTATCTATAG
- a CDS encoding RsmE family RNA methyltransferase — protein sequence MTRRRWIADAWTATTASLTGDQATHLARVLRAEPGQIYDVVSNGFLHRAEILTVSDDEVLFTLHEELSSDAALPLHLLLAVFKFDHMEWAIEKATELGIAKITPILARRTEKHLAQSALKRAERWRRITLEASKQSRRTTIPEIADPTTLKSALENENSPTRILLSETEQTLTLTAALKATTPSRETDTALAIGPEGGWTPEEMSLFTTHQWQPVTLGPRILRAETAAIAAIAIASTHLI from the coding sequence ATGACCCGCCGCCGCTGGATCGCCGACGCCTGGACCGCCACCACCGCATCTCTCACCGGCGACCAGGCCACCCACCTCGCCCGCGTCCTCCGCGCTGAACCCGGCCAGATCTACGACGTCGTCTCCAACGGCTTCCTCCACCGCGCCGAGATCCTCACCGTCTCCGACGACGAAGTCCTCTTCACCCTCCACGAAGAGCTCTCCTCCGACGCCGCCCTTCCCCTCCATCTCCTCCTCGCCGTCTTCAAGTTCGACCACATGGAGTGGGCCATCGAAAAAGCCACCGAACTGGGCATCGCGAAGATCACGCCCATCCTCGCCCGCCGCACCGAAAAGCACCTAGCCCAATCAGCCCTCAAACGCGCCGAACGCTGGCGCCGCATAACCCTCGAAGCCTCCAAACAATCCCGCCGCACCACCATCCCCGAGATCGCCGACCCCACTACCCTGAAATCCGCCCTCGAAAACGAGAACTCCCCCACCCGCATCCTTCTAAGCGAAACCGAACAAACCCTCACCCTAACCGCCGCACTCAAAGCGACAACCCCCTCACGAGAGACCGACACGGCCCTCGCCATCGGCCCCGAAGGCGGCTGGACCCCCGAAGAGATGAGCCTCTTCACCACCCATCAATGGCAGCCCGTCACCCTAGGCCCCCGCATCCTCCGCGCCGAAACCGCCGCCATCGCCGCCATCGCCATCGCCTCCACCCATCTCATCTGA
- a CDS encoding AI-2E family transporter, which produces MHLNVSTHRRTRLTNPTPDDLTPYEKKTRAQVRGNILFFFAVILLLALAWTLEKELLIIYVSGLFAVVLMPAVTRIRQLKIRNYQPSRGVAIVLLIAAVALVLAVFFTTGLPPVLSDLRNFSAELPQRIPEVVARVKRIPFADKLGIDSIAQRAAGAFDATASYLVTSLPLWLSHLFDILTAAFLCIYFMLEGEHAYHFFLSLFPDAERHRLNNTLKKAERKISKWLLGQGLLMLILGVSSTIVFGLLHVRYFLLLGFLMGLFNIIPIAGGVITIVVAAGVAALDSWTKMASVLIFYAIYINIENAVLTPRIMRSSVNLMGLTVLVALLLGTALAGIVGALVSVPTAALITVLLEEYAVQKGRP; this is translated from the coding sequence CTGCATCTCAACGTCAGCACCCACAGGAGAACCCGGCTGACCAACCCCACACCCGACGACCTCACCCCCTACGAGAAAAAAACCCGCGCCCAGGTCCGCGGCAACATCCTCTTCTTCTTCGCCGTCATCCTCCTGCTCGCCCTCGCCTGGACCCTTGAGAAAGAGCTGCTGATCATCTACGTCAGCGGTCTCTTTGCCGTCGTCCTCATGCCCGCAGTCACGCGCATCCGGCAGTTGAAGATCCGCAACTACCAGCCCTCCCGCGGCGTCGCCATCGTTCTTCTCATCGCCGCCGTCGCACTGGTCCTCGCCGTCTTCTTCACCACCGGCCTCCCGCCGGTCCTCAGCGACCTCCGTAACTTCTCCGCCGAACTCCCCCAGCGCATCCCCGAAGTCGTCGCCCGTGTCAAAAGAATTCCCTTCGCCGACAAGTTAGGTATCGACTCCATCGCCCAGCGCGCCGCCGGAGCCTTCGACGCCACCGCCTCCTATCTCGTCACCTCGCTCCCCCTCTGGCTCTCCCACCTCTTCGACATCCTCACCGCCGCCTTCCTCTGCATCTACTTCATGCTCGAAGGCGAGCACGCCTATCACTTCTTCCTCTCCCTCTTCCCCGACGCCGAACGCCACCGCCTCAACAACACCCTCAAAAAAGCCGAACGCAAGATCAGCAAGTGGCTCCTCGGCCAGGGACTCCTCATGCTCATCCTCGGAGTCTCCAGCACAATCGTCTTCGGCCTCCTTCACGTCCGATACTTCCTCCTCCTCGGCTTCCTCATGGGCCTCTTCAACATCATCCCCATCGCCGGCGGAGTCATCACCATCGTCGTCGCCGCCGGGGTCGCCGCGCTCGACTCCTGGACCAAGATGGCCAGCGTCCTCATCTTCTACGCCATCTACATCAACATCGAAAACGCCGTCCTCACCCCGCGCATCATGCGTTCCAGCGTCAACCTCATGGGCCTCACCGTCCTCGTAGCCCTGCTTCTGGGCACAGCCTTGGCCGGCATCGTTGGCGCGCTCGTCTCAGTTCCCACCGCCGCCCTCATCACCGTTCTCCTCGAGGAATACGCCGTCCAAAAGGGCCGACCCTGA
- a CDS encoding shikimate kinase has translation MTSTEPETQTEPQTEIMTQAPAHLKRLVLTGFMGAGKSTIGRLLAARVGWNFLDLDAHLESRTNATIPQLFEQHGEARFRRLESTALASALGYSNIVLALGGGTPEDLTNRLLLEQTPATFTIFLDAPFPTLFDRCMLQDLGDPALARPVLRDPAAAQLRFERRHPLYRRMAGLTIATSNQTPTQTVEALLRALAEKRP, from the coding sequence ATGACGTCCACCGAACCCGAAACGCAAACCGAGCCCCAAACCGAGATCATGACCCAAGCCCCAGCCCACCTCAAACGTCTCGTCCTCACCGGCTTCATGGGAGCAGGCAAATCCACCATCGGCCGCCTCCTCGCCGCCCGCGTCGGCTGGAACTTCCTCGACCTCGACGCCCACCTCGAGTCCCGCACCAACGCCACCATCCCCCAACTCTTCGAGCAGCACGGCGAAGCCCGCTTCCGCCGCCTCGAATCCACCGCCCTCGCCTCAGCCCTCGGCTACAGCAACATCGTCCTCGCCCTCGGCGGCGGAACCCCCGAAGACCTCACCAACCGCCTCCTCCTCGAGCAGACCCCCGCCACCTTCACCATCTTTCTCGACGCGCCCTTCCCCACCCTCTTCGACCGCTGCATGCTGCAGGATCTCGGTGATCCAGCCCTCGCCCGACCGGTCCTCCGAGACCCCGCCGCCGCCCAGCTCCGCTTCGAGCGCCGCCACCCCCTCTACCGCCGCATGGCCGGCCTCACCATCGCCACCTCAAACCAGACCCCCACCCAAACCGTCGAAGCCCTCCTCCGCGCTTTAGCCGAAAAGAGACCCTAG
- a CDS encoding GIY-YIG nuclease family protein, with amino-acid sequence MVEQAYVYMLSSTFQKLYIGVTTKIQLRSSQHQAGRYEGSFTSKYKIEKLVYFERYTEISTAIAREKQLKRWSRIKKIRLIVAQNPTWRDLSEEWGKPIATFTEPTP; translated from the coding sequence ATGGTCGAGCAAGCCTACGTATACATGCTCTCCAGCACCTTTCAAAAACTCTACATAGGCGTCACGACCAAAATCCAACTCCGCAGCAGCCAACACCAAGCAGGGAGATACGAAGGCAGTTTTACCTCGAAGTACAAGATCGAAAAACTCGTCTACTTCGAGCGCTACACCGAAATCAGCACCGCCATTGCACGAGAGAAACAGCTCAAACGCTGGTCTCGCATCAAAAAGATCCGCCTGATTGTCGCGCAAAATCCAACTTGGAGAGATCTGAGTGAGGAATGGGGCAAACCCATCGCAACCTTCACCGAACCAACCCCATAA